One genomic segment of Ricinus communis isolate WT05 ecotype wild-type chromosome 5, ASM1957865v1, whole genome shotgun sequence includes these proteins:
- the LOC8281766 gene encoding tRNA (adenine(58)-N(1))-methyltransferase catalytic subunit TRMT61A, whose protein sequence is MLHTDPTRRLSFTRCITDGDLVIVYEKHDTMKAIKVCETSVLQNRFGVFKHSDWIGKPFGSKVFSNKGGFVYLLAPTPELWTLVLSHRTQILYIADISFLITYLEIVPGCLVLESGTGSGSLTTSLARAVAPTGHVYTFDFHEQRAASAREDFEKTGVSSLVTVGVRDIQGEGFPDEYSGLVDSVFLDLPQPWLAIPSAAKMLKQDGVLCSFSPCIEQVQRSCETLRSNFTDIRTFEVLLRTYEVREVKMDCGQGEEGISLGSPPYKRRQRSSEGSNVQNSSSSPVIMARPCGDSRGHTGYLTFARLKCLS, encoded by the exons ATGCTGCATACTGATCCAACAAGAAGGTTGTCATTTACACGGTGCATCACAGATGGAGATTTGGTTATCGTCTATGAGAAGCATGATACAATGAAGGCCATTAAAGTCTGTGAGACTTCAGTCCTCCAAAATCGTTTTGGTGTATTTAAACATTCGGATTGGATTGGAAAGCCTTTTGGGTCCAAGGTGTTTAGTAACAAGGGTGGATTTGTCTATTTGTTGGCTCCAACTCCTGAATTATGGACTCTAGTTTTAAGCCATAGGACCCAAATTCTCTATATTGCTGATATTTCCTTTCTAATTACATACCTGGAGATAGTTCCTGGTTGTTTGGTGCTGGAGTCTGGGACTGGTAGTGGATCTTTAACAACCTCACTTGCAAGGGCCGTGGCTCCTACAGGACATGTATATACATTTGATTTCCATGAACAAAGGGCTGCCTCAGCAAG AGAAGATTTTGAAAAGACTGGAGTAAGCAGCTTAGTCACGGTTGGAGTTAGGGACATTCAGGGTGAAGGATTTCCAGATGAATACTCAGGGCTGGTTGATTCTGTATTTCTGGATCTGCCCCAACCATGGCTAGCCATTCCTTCAGCTGCAAAAATGTTGAAACAAGATGGAGTCTTGTGTTCCTTTTCACCATGCATTGAGCAAGTGCAACGCTCCTGTGAGACTCTTAGATCTAATTTTACAG ACATAAGGACTTTTGAAGTGCTACTTCGAACATATGAAGTTCGCGAGGTGAAGATGGATTGTGGCCAGGGTGAAGAAGGCATTTCTCTTGGGTCCCCTCCTTATAAAAGAAGGCAGCGTTCAAGCGAAGGAAGTAATGTGCAGAACAGCTCCAGTTCTCCTGTAATCATGGCTAGGCCATGTGGTGATTCTAGGGGTCACACTGGTTATTTGACATTTGCAAGACTCAAATGTCTATCGTGA